The DNA sequence CTCGGGCACCGGACCGGGCGACGGAACCATGTCCTCGCTCTTCCAGGCCAATCTTCGCGGTTCCGAGTTGAAATCCGGCCCCCGTGATATCATGACCATCAATTCAACAGTTACACTTCGCAACCAGGGTTTGGGCGGCGGCCTCTTGCACTCGCACCCTAACCTGTACCCGGAGGGATCCGGCCAGCAGCAGGTGACCACGTACACTTTCAAGGACGACAATAACAACTGGCGGTTCGAACTCACCCGGGATGACAAGCGGAACGACTTCCGCGAGCCTTACTACATTGTGGATGGCATGCACGTGCGGCTTTTGCACCAGATGACCGGCAGAAACCTCCATTCGCACGAGATCAACGCCCCCGTGTCCTCGAATCTCGGCTATGAGGTCTCCGGATACGGAGATATGACTGTTGGCGATGCCAAGGACAACTGGGTCGTCGAGATCATGCACCAGTACGGAGATGAGGACAACCTCCGACTACATCCCTTAACCAGTTCCTTCCGGCTCCGTCACGAGGTCATGGGTTGCTATTTGGCCGCCCCAGGCGTGTCTCTTCCAAAATGGGGCTTTAGCCAAGGTGAGGTGCTTTGCTTGAGGGATCCGTTCCGCCGCGATAAAAGAACATGGTGGAATATCGAGAGCCACACGAATCCAACCTTGCCGAACCCACCCGAGGACTTCCATCTTCCAAAGACGAACTTCTTGCGCGACTTCATCCAGTTGAACATTGCCATGATGGCCACGAACAACGCCTTGCTTCCAGATAAGGAGAAGGACGACCAGCTTGCCTCCTCTTTCTGGCAGTGGCCCACGCTCAATGTGGGCATCCGCATGTGCTCCTGGGACCCCAAATACGTCCGTTACTTCATGATTGGCTCTCCGGCCACCACCTGGACCTCTTCAGTCGGGGTTTTGTTCTTTATCGGCCTTGTCATCGTCTACTTGCTTCGCTGGCAGAGACAGTGTGGTGATTTTGCACCGGATGATGAGAACATTGTTGAGGATATAGCCCGTAAGGCACAGGTTGTTCCAAGAGATGGtgaggaagagaaggaggaagagaaggaggaagagaaagagaaagatgaaaagaaagatgaaaagaaagcaatcTCCCCATCCATCAACTCAAACCTCCTCTTCGAACACTCGGAGAACGACGAGTGGAACCTCTTCATCATGGGAGGCATCTTCCCATTCCTGGGCTGGTTCTTCCACTACCTGCCTTTCGTCATCATGGGAAGAGTCACCTATGTCCACCACTACATGCCTGCCCTATACTTTGCCATGCTTGTTTTCTGCTACGTTGTTCATTGGATCAACACCAAGGTCAACCGCTGCTGGTTTGCCATTGCTTGGTACTCACTTCTCTACGCAACCGTCATCGGAGTCTTCATCTGGATCCACCCGATTTCCTTCGGTATGTCCGGCGATCCTTCCGATTACCGCTACTTGAAGGTGTTGAAGACCTGGAGTGTGGACTGAGGAGATGCATCACTCTCCgttgttgtttctttccgttttatatttcatttttttttttttcgttttgtCCGCCATCCATCTACATCAGTCGTTGCTGCTTTGCTTGTTTTGTTACTATGTAGTTGCTAGATAGCATGCCTTTGTGCATTCTGCTACCCacgataaaataaatataaataccATCAATGCTGCTTCTGCGTACTCTCCTCCAACATCTTCTCTGTCTTTTCCACCACTTCTATCTTCTCCCTCATTTCCGCATCGAGATCTGCCCGCACCTTTTGCTCCTGCTTGGAATTCTCCAAGTTTCTGCTGAGCATGTCGTTCATATAAACCAGTGTCCAGTCAACTGCTCTCCTCACCCGCTCATAGTACCAACCAGCGAACTTTTCCACCTCCTTGTAAACCTTGCTTGAGGTTCGGAGTGCCACCACTGCCACACTGAACGCGAAAACTGCAATCCCCGAGTTGAGATCGCACAAATTCGTCACATATCCCACCGTAGAGACACAAAACACAGGAAGAGTGATTTCCAAGTTCTGCTTGACGATAATTCGGTTGAGCGACGACTGCAATTCCCGCAATCTGCTGCCAACAACTTCCTTCTGCAGTTTCTGCATGGGATCCTCACCTGGATTCATGCTTGAAGAACCACTACTTGCCACATCTGCCTCGCCAGCAATCAATACGGGTGAAACTGCGtatatctttcttctgaGGCCCGGAAGCTGTCTTCCAGAGTCTCTTAGTGAGCCGTGATACCCAATACTGAACCCCTGGTCCTTGCTGTGACTCAAATCGGCGTATTTCTTAGGGATAACATCATCTCTGGCTAGAGATTCTGCCATCACTGTGTGTAGATGATCCCCATTCCATAGAATCCGGCTCACCTTGGTGAATTCCCTCACAAATACTTCTTCAAGATACGGGCTGACGCACTCCTGCAACTCCAGATGCGACTCACGTGCCCAATTCGATATCTCTTTCCGTATATCATCGATTTCCACATCTGTCAAAAACGCACTTGAGGACACCGAACCCGAAATTGCACGTTCTAGCAACTTCAGCCGGTTCACAAGCGGTCTATATCCAGCAGTCACCTCGTTGATCTTCGTGAACAAAGCTTTGGCATTCGACTTCTCGAACAACTCCACATACTCGCTCACATTGTCCACAGACTTGCCTATTGCCGCATTTGCAGCCTGCAACTTTTCCACATCCACGCACAGCTCTCCATGTGGAACATCTTTGGGGATTGGTGAATTGACAAATATGCAACTCTCGCTGCCAATGCTTCTTTCCACCTCTTCCTTCTGCACATCTCCCAAGTTTAGGCCAATCAGCACTTGGCATTTGCTTAGCAGCGAGACGTCTACCGAATCCATAATGTTAAGGTCGTTGAACAGCATTCGAGAAACAGAAACTCCCGCCTTGCTCCTCTGCTCAAGTCTGAGCGATTTGTCGAGAAATGGTGATTTTACATGAAACTCTTCCACCCCATCGCAATCCTTATGAATACCACTTTTAGAcacatcatcttcataGATAAGCCTGACAGGTTTCCCCACCTGCACACCTCGGTACTTCCGCACACCGTCAATCCACTTATTGCTGTCCATTCCAAACGGATCACGTGCCAAACACTCCATTAAAAGACCACTTGGGAGTTCTTCAGACTGCATTAAACCAATCGTTATTGTTGTAGGCTCAAATTTCTTCGATCTAAGCGTGCCCAACGCGGGAATAATGCCCCGAACAGCATTCACATTCCACTCGACATGCTCTGTGCCACTGAAGTGTGTCTGGATGTCCGCAAGTAAGTCCTCAATTGGTCTAAACGCTTTTTGTGCTTGCGGTATCTTTCCGGATACAGACGACAAATATCGATAGAATTGCCTCCTGCACAGCATTTGAAATCCAATCTGTCCGCACCGTTTAATTCCAAGTAGCAGGCCCTCAAACTGTCAAATGCTGCTTGCAATTGGGACTGAGCCACACTCCCAACCTCCATTTATGCTCCTTCCTGCTTAGTGCTGGCATTTATTTTCGTGTGCTCCAGTCAaccaatgagaaaaaaaaaaataagtgCGACATCATGAAAATATCCATCGCCCCAGGCTGTGCCAATCAGATACGAAGCACATATTGCTCAATCGTCCATCAAGCAGACCTCGGAGCTTGGTTTTATCCAATTTCATGAGTGAATTCACCCACAAATAGGATAATACATCATGCTAAGATACCAGTTTGCGCGGCTTATGCACGGAAGTGCCCGAAACTTGTCCCATAGTAATCCGTTGGGTCTTCCGCACTTCAAACCACCAAATACAAAATTACCAACAAAGCACACACTTCCAGGGGTCAAAAACGTTATTTTAGTGTCCTCATGCAAGGGCGGGGTTGGTAAATCAACAGTTTCGGCCAATCTTGCAGTTGCATTGAGGGGAATTGAGATGAAAGTTGGATTATTAGACGCGGACATTTTCGGACCCAGTATTCCtaaattgatgaatttaCACGGTGAACCAAGACTAACAGACAGGGGAAAGCTTATTCCACTTCAAAACTATGGGGTCCAGACCATGTCAATGGGTTTTCTTATCCCACACGAGGACAGTCCAGTAGTTTGGAGGGGATTGATGCTTCAGAAAGTATTACAGCAATTATTGTTTGATGTGGCCTGGAATGACTTGGATGTGCTTGTAATTGATCTCCCGCCGGGCACGGGAGACGTTCAGATTACGATTGGCCAGCTTCTCAAAGTTCGTGGGGCTATAATAGTGTCCACAAGTCAAGATTTGGCACTTATAGACGTTAAGAAGGGGATATCAATGTTttataaagtgaaaattCCAATAATCGGCCTTGTAGAAAACATGAGCGTGTTCATATGTCCCAATTGCAACCATAAGGAACATCTATTCGGTGATGACGGAGTACTTAGGGAATCCGAAAGACTTGGTATTAATTATTTAGGATCTATTCCCCTTAATCGTCAAATATGTGCAGATTCGGACATGGGGCTCCCAATAGCGCTCAAAAGAGACTCTACACTAGCACAGCCGTACTATAAAATAGCAGGAATGGTGAAACAAGAGATTTCCGACCGAAAGAAGCAGAGTTGAGCTGATGAATAATAACTATTGCATGTATTAGGAGATTGGGCGCTTAAAATTTTAGGCATGTACAAAACGGGTAATGGGCGCCAAAGGACttccaaaaaattatttatctattttttttttctttttgttttctcgTCATATAAATAATACCATTCATTTTGTTAAATAAACAAGGACCTGTTTACGTGTCATAACATTAATTATACTCACTAGCAAGAACCTTTTGTACTGAACCACAAGcgaaaaagcacaaaaacACAAGCAGTTCGAAAAAAGCTCACTTAGTAACACCAGTaatgcatttttcactATCGgcatttttcagcattcTGTTTGCAATGCAAGCTTTGGGAAAGAAGGTGCATGTCAGCAAGGCAAAGTTTGTGAACGAGATTAAGCAGCACAGGAACGTCTATGCCGAGCAGGAAACAGATTTCAACACTTGGAAAGCACCAAACGGTGAAATCTATTTGGTTCCCGAGTTCcgaaacaaaaacaaacagTCGGACGAGCAACTAGGATATGCCTTAAGTATGAGCGAAGACGATGAGTTGGCACAGCAATCGTTAGTTGCCGTGAAAGAGGAAAACCTCACCGCTTTGGGCTTCCCGATATTCTGGCATTCTCCATGtgaagaggaggaggaagaagaagaaccGCAACCCAGAAAAATTACCATCATTCTTGATGGAATTGACGCCACGATGGAAACTGGGGAGGAGGCAAAGGCTGAAAACAACAACCTCAAGTTCGTTGGGCTCGACAATgaagattcagacaatCTAGTGACCGAGACATTGGTCCAACAGATAACTTTAAACTCTACAATCACCAGCATCCACAGAAAAACATTAGCATACGCTGGAACAGGGATCTTCGTGTTGAATGTCACCGACATTCCAACGGCAGCGAGTACACTAACAACACCAGCAAGCACATTAACAACACCTCCAGTGTCCAGCAATGCAGATATCTGGGAAACATCGAAAATCTCCAGAAGCCTGACCCTCGGTTTCGGTTTGACAAATGACACCGACACGGTGCAAAACAATTCAACTGTTCCAGGTTCAAACTCCACACACTCCACTTTCTCTCCCCAAACTATCGCAGACCAGACGGAAAGTGCCAACGAGGCCTTTAATGCACTGCCAGAGTTGTATCACTCTTTGTTTGGTGCCGCCGTCTTACTCGCGTCGATCGTCCTGATGGCATGAAGAAGCTTGCCGTGCTTTTATCTTTGTACTGATTTGTATTCTATGTATCCTAACACAAAACAACACCTGTTCGCGCACAAACAGAGCGtaaaaagtataaatacCGATCACCAAGCATCACTCTTCAAGAGCACTAAGTCTTTGCCGCATGTTGGCCAacatttcatcatcactagTCTCTTTACCCTCAGCCTGACTTTCAGCTGGCTGTTCAACCTCCTGAGACGGCGTCTGTGGCATTTTCCGCGACACCTTAGCACCAGCCTGTTCCATTACATCGTCCACAATCTTGTTGATCTCTTgttcttcatcctcatcgCCATCTTCCTCCTGCCATGCGTTTTCATCAATCATATCATCAACCATCTCATCTATCACACCACTCTTTGTTAATTCCTTCGAAAGCTCCTGCACTGTGCGGCTCATTTGCGGAAGATGCACAAGCGTGTTCATATCTTTCATTATTGCGGTTGATTTCTGCATCGACCCCTTAATTTTGATCATCTGTTGCTGTTCTGCCATCTTCATTCCAATACTGTCTAACGTAGCTTTTGACACATACATTCTCTGCTGTGTCTTTCCTATATTCCTGAATTCCCTCGCATACATCCTTGCCGATTTCATGTCTCCTTTTTTAGCAGCATCCCGTATCATTCTCTTGGTCTTACCCTccaatttttgaagatcttGTATTTGTCTTTCCATCTGACGTTTATTCTTCCTTATTGTTGATTGGCACTTCCTGTACTGCTCCTTGGGATCAGGTCCCCatatcattttctttattgtATCCATTGTGATTCTATGTGTATATATGTCTCGTTTCTAAGTGATTGAGTATGATAATTGACCGGTTCCTGTATGCTAATACAAAGTGTCTGCAATCATGTCTTATCGGAAGTTCGCACAAtctagaaaaaaaagtaatatttttttcgtatTTCAGtttccttcatcttttatttattttttttttataccCAATACTCAGATCTCAACAGACCGCATTATTCCAAGTACTCTGTTCACCAATATGAGTATCATCCTAGATACtagtaaaataaagcagTTATTATATAACAATGCCACAAGTCTGAGTACATAAAAAGTAACACATCATACTTTATAATTTAATAGAATAACAATCATATGTCCTTTGTTATCATCTAACTTCAAGAAATACAGTAGTCACTAGAATCTGGGAAAGAGATACCTACTCCTTGGAACTCTGCAGACCCGACGATCGACTTAAAGCACATGCCAGcgcccttttttttttttttttttcttcttctttcccaAACGCGTCGCGTTGATcgaactttttttcccgctCACTAATATccaactttttcaattttacAACGCGAACCGGTTCCTCTTTCTACCTTCTTCATCTTAgcttttgcttcttcacCATTTCATTCTTGGGAAATTAAGTGCTAAAACATCGACACAAACACATACATACATCTATAATTTATACTATAAAGACATTCCAACATGTTAGAGGGAAAATTCGAATCTGCATCTCTCATGAAGAGGGTAAGTTTTACAGCAATTATATACCAGaaggaaggagaagaacTCGTGTTTACGGAAATATCGTTGCGCAAACCTTTCTCCTTTAGGGCATGATCATCTCAGGCATGCTTGCTTAATGATGCATTGCCACGATGATAATAAATTGTggcattctttttcttcagaaGTACTaacacttcaaattttcatttcagcTCGTTGAGGCTATTAAGGACTCAGTTAAACTATGTAATTTCAACTGCTCGCAGACAAAAGGTATCACCTTGCAGGCTATAGATGATTCCAGGGTGTTGCTTATCTCATTGAAGCTGGACCCAGGCTGTTTTGAAGGATTCCGTTGCGATAAGAACTTGGTTCTTGGTTTGGATCTCGAGTCTCTTTCCAAGGTGTTGAAGCAGGGTAACAACGAAGATTACCTTACTTTGATTGCCGAAGATGCCCCAGATAACTTATTGGTTGTGTTCGAGGACCCAAAGAAGGACCGGATCTCCGAGTTTTCATTGAAATTAATGGACATCGACTCAGATGTTCTTTCAATCGAGGATATGGACCACGATTGCTCAATAACGCTTCCATCTTCAGACTTTGCAAAGGTTGCAAGAGATATGAGAACATTGAGTGAGTCGCTACAGATATTGGTGACTAAGGATTCGGTCAAGTTTATGGCTTCCGGTCCAATAGGTACAGGATCGGTTATAATTAAGGCACATACAGACCTTAAGGATGGAAAAGAGTCGATCAAGATTGATCTCAACAAATCAGTGAATGTGACTTTCGGTGCCAAGTACTTGAACGATATTGTTAAGGCAAGTACACTTGCTGAAACTGTGACTATCAAGCTTACAAACAAGATTCCTGCACTGTTCGAGTTCAAGTTGCAAGGTGGCTACTTGAGGTACTACTTGGCTCCTAAGTTCGACGAGGACGAAGAGTAGGGCAAGTAGAAATGGTAAAGactatcatttttttcgttttatATTAATTGTGCTGCTGAATATACGGTTTCCCTAGTTGGCATTAAAAAGCTTTGTACAGGTCAGTATTTCGCCTCGATACGTTCCTTGGGCGGTATTGGGGTCAAAAACGATCCTCTAATGCAGGCTTTTTTCGTAATTGGAAGTATCAGCCTGTATGCATCGTGCTTATTCATGTAGTATCTATAAAGCCGCTTAACACGGACAAATCCAAACCCTTCATACAATCTCAGCGCCTTCTTGTTCACCACCTCCGTCTCCAAGATGATCTCATCGCATCCCTTCGCTATCATTATGTCCAAACTTTTGCCAATGAGCTTTTTCGCtattcctcttcctctaaacttttcttcaactgcCAACATTCCAATATATCCTCTTAGACGAACATCCCGGTGAGTTTCcacttttgaaattatGCTACCCACAAGTTTGCCCCCGCATTTTGCCATCAAGCATAGTTCCGGCCAGTTGTTTAGGAAAAATCGATAAACATAAACCGAGTAAGGTTCGCTCAGGTGTTTGTTTATTAGAAGTTCAACTGCCTCTATATCTTGATCGATTTCCTTTCGATTGCGTTTGCTTGTGTCCAATGAAAGTGCACTGTACTCTATCTTGAGGTTCATGTCAATAA is a window from the Brettanomyces bruxellensis chromosome 2, complete sequence genome containing:
- a CDS encoding uncharacterized protein (CAZy:GT39), which codes for MPEPTDAEVKAKIEELVRKDEEKKELKNLKVPEDLSGKAFKKEYWKVEKYVSPIILTVLSFFTRMYKIGANNHVVWDEAHFGKFGSYYLRHSFYHDVHPPLGKMLVGLSGYLAGYNGSWDFPSGEEYPDYIDYVKMRLFNATFGALVVPVAYFTAKEIGFDRKTCFLFGLMACLETTYTTLARFILLDSMLLFFTVATFFCLCRFHNRNRLEQMAFSRKWWKWLLLTGISIGCVCSVKFVGLFVTAVVGVYTIADLWIRFGRLGAGKIGFRRYASHWMSRIVALIIIPFLVFLLCFKVHFDLLSGTGPGDGTMSSLFQANLRGSELKSGPRDIMTINSTVTLRNQGLGGGLLHSHPNLYPEGSGQQQVTTYTFKDDNNNWRFELTRDDKRNDFREPYYIVDGMHVRLLHQMTGRNLHSHEINAPVSSNLGYEVSGYGDMTVGDAKDNWVVEIMHQYGDEDNLRLHPLTSSFRLRHEVMGCYLAAPGVSLPKWGFSQGEVLCLRDPFRRDKRTWWNIESHTNPTLPNPPEDFHLPKTNFLRDFIQLNIAMMATNNALLPDKEKDDQLASSFWQWPTLNVGIRMCSWDPKYVRYFMIGSPATTWTSSVGVLFFIGLVIVYLLRWQRQCGDFAPDDENIVEDIARKAQVVPRDGEEEKEEEKEEEKEKDEKKDEKKAISPSINSNLLFEHSENDEWNLFIMGGIFPFLGWFFHYLPFVIMGRVTYVHHYMPALYFAMLVFCYVVHWINTKVNRCWFAIAWYSLLYATVIGVFIWIHPISFGMSGDPSDYRYLKVLKTWSVD
- a CDS encoding uncharacterized protein (BUSCO:EOG0926510L) encodes the protein MDTIKKMIWGPDPKEQYRKCQSTIRKNKRQMERQIQDLQKLEGKTKRMIRDAAKKGDMKSARMYAREFRNIGKTQQRMYVSKATLDSIGMKMAEQQQMIKIKGSMQKSTAIMKDMNTLVHLPQMSRTVQELSKELTKSGVIDEMVDDMIDENAWQEEDGDEDEEQEINKIVDDVMEQAGAKVSRKMPQTPSQEVEQPAESQAEGKETSDDEMLANMRQRLSALEE
- a CDS encoding uncharacterized protein (BUSCO:EOG092645LS), with amino-acid sequence MNLKIEYSALSLDTSKRNRKEIDQDIEAVELLINKHLSEPYSVYVYRFFLNNWPELCLMAKCGGKLVGSIISKVETHRDVRLRGYIGMLAVEEKFRGRGIAKKLIGKSLDIMIAKGCDEIILETEVVNKKALRLYEGFGFVRVKRLYRYYMNKHDAYRLILPITKKACIRGSFLTPIPPKERIEAKY